Proteins co-encoded in one Quercus robur chromosome 8, dhQueRobu3.1, whole genome shotgun sequence genomic window:
- the LOC126694423 gene encoding receptor-like protein EIX2 isoform X8, which yields MDGSLRFRAVSLTLFLVFLTLATIDPKFCYGISEVHCIQSEQQALLRFKADLTDPLNRLASWAGDGDCCQWEGVVCNNVTGHVQELNLRSFPPPLLKYFSIEAQYEAAIQSYAQSMFGGEWN from the coding sequence ATGGATGGTTCCTTAAGATTTAGAGCCGTTTCATTAACCCTTTTCCTTGTGTTTCTCACTTTGGCAACTATTGATCCTAAGTTCTGCTATGGAATATCTGAGGTTCATTGCATCCAAAGTGAGCAACAGGCCCTTCTCAGATTCAAGGCAGATCTTACTGATCCTTTAAACCGGCTTGCCTCTTGGGCTGGTGATGGGGATTGTTGTCAGTGGGAGGGAGTTGTCTGCAACAATGTTACTGGTCACGTCCAAGAACTCAATCTCAGAAGCTTTCCTCCTCCTTTgcttaaatatttttcaattgaagCCCAATATGAAGCTGCTATTCAATCTTATGCACAGTCAATGTTTGGTG
- the LOC126694423 gene encoding receptor-like protein EIX2 isoform X7, translating into MDGSLRFRAVSLTLFLVFLTLATIDPKFCYGISEVHCIQSEQQALLRFKADLTDPLNRLASWAGDGDCCQWEGVVCNNVTGHVQELNLRSFPPPLLKYFSIEAQYEAAIQSYAQSMFGGLVCG; encoded by the exons ATGGATGGTTCCTTAAGATTTAGAGCCGTTTCATTAACCCTTTTCCTTGTGTTTCTCACTTTGGCAACTATTGATCCTAAGTTCTGCTATGGAATATCTGAGGTTCATTGCATCCAAAGTGAGCAACAGGCCCTTCTCAGATTCAAGGCAGATCTTACTGATCCTTTAAACCGGCTTGCCTCTTGGGCTGGTGATGGGGATTGTTGTCAGTGGGAGGGAGTTGTCTGCAACAATGTTACTGGTCACGTCCAAGAACTCAATCTCAGAAGCTTTCCTCCTCCTTTgcttaaatatttttcaattgaagCCCAATATGAAGCTGCTATTCAATCTTATGCACAGTCAATGTTTGGTG GACTTGTTTGTGGTTGA